Proteins encoded together in one Armatimonadota bacterium window:
- a CDS encoding DUF4383 domain-containing protein produces MSAKTYAMWGGIILLVLGVIGLFTGRVFILNSDIIEDLIHLVVGAILAYVGFSGTDAQASTWAKIFGVVFLVIGVVGFFLPKLFNLLPSGLAAADNIVHLIYGVVGVWAGWMYKPATA; encoded by the coding sequence ATGTCGGCAAAGACCTATGCCATGTGGGGCGGCATCATCCTGCTGGTCCTGGGCGTCATCGGCCTCTTCACGGGGCGCGTCTTCATCCTCAACTCGGACATCATCGAAGACCTCATCCATCTCGTGGTGGGCGCGATCCTGGCGTACGTCGGCTTCAGCGGCACCGATGCGCAGGCCAGCACCTGGGCGAAGATCTTCGGGGTGGTCTTCCTGGTGATCGGGGTCGTGGGCTTCTTCCTCCCGAAGCTCTTCAACCTGCTGCCGAGCGGCCTGGCGGCGGCCGACAACATCGTCCACCTCATCTACGGCGTCGTGGGGGTGTGGGCCGGCTGGATGTACAAGCCCGCGACGGCCTGA
- a CDS encoding glutamate synthase, with translation MTVATVPVRGAAAGPQDATARVRALVAARRALGPVPVPPRPAEAEGGCGVVGLAASVPVRGRHVLAPCRQMHNRGNGKGGGLAACGLVPEEVGVDARTLATHYLIHVALLDPEALGEVERQFLPELAVVQGGRLPTVDDYRDVPGLTVRPPDVWRYVARVRPEVLERFVAARGLEGLDPQDAEDECLSQWAFRLNRALYGDGRMRAFVLSYGRDLLVLKIVGYAEQAFQYYRLEELRAHVWIGHQRYPTKGRVWHPGGAHPFAALDVALVHNGDFANYHAVGEYLAQRGLYPLFLTDTEVAVLLFDLWARTFRYPLEVLLEAMAPTTERDFLLLPPARRQLYRAVQRAHLHGSPDGPWFFIVARTVRGGGPWQLIGITDTSMLRPQVFALQDGLVQVGVIASEKQAIDAALASLAQEDPRVAPLADRYWNARGGSYTDGGAFVYTVERTGEAAHLVCTNKFGEPVTVPPGQVHYLPTVRLVVRRAAGAGHVVGDGEGAAGTGGGRARPAEGGEALEAEVARRRMAEWSYADLVEWLEAVQRFALLDPAALRGAVGLLTELLDGVYPTGRKKPASVRALLQGTLFTVLRAVPEVWDGVVRLAWPARHRLAHLRPRETWPEPLLLVDAVGFPSEGPSSLARALVEAYRLGWRRMVVFDVRGQRFIGCGFGPHSDGVHLDVYGSPGDYLASGLDGMTVVVHANGQDQLGQILKRGRLVVHGDVGQTFLYGAKGGEVFVRGSAAGRPLINAVGRPRVVINGTALDYLAESFMAGIPTQGGGFVILNGITTAPNGTLVDLPTPYPGGNLFSLASGGAIYLRDPHGRCDELQLNGGRYADLTPDDWTVILPYLQENERLFGIPVDALLTVDGVRRPPERVYRKVEPRELAVLR, from the coding sequence GTGACGGTGGCGACGGTGCCGGTGCGGGGAGCGGCCGCGGGCCCGCAGGACGCGACGGCGCGGGTGCGGGCGCTCGTGGCCGCGCGTCGGGCGCTCGGCCCGGTGCCGGTGCCGCCGCGGCCGGCCGAGGCGGAGGGCGGCTGCGGGGTCGTCGGCCTGGCCGCCTCCGTCCCGGTGCGCGGCCGGCACGTGCTGGCCCCCTGCCGACAGATGCACAACCGCGGCAACGGCAAGGGGGGCGGGCTGGCCGCCTGCGGCCTCGTCCCCGAGGAGGTGGGCGTGGACGCGCGCACGCTGGCCACCCACTACCTCATCCACGTCGCCCTGCTCGACCCCGAGGCCCTCGGCGAGGTGGAGCGCCAGTTCCTCCCCGAGCTCGCGGTGGTGCAGGGCGGGCGGTTGCCCACGGTGGACGACTACCGCGACGTCCCGGGGCTGACCGTGCGCCCGCCCGACGTGTGGCGGTACGTGGCCCGCGTCCGCCCCGAGGTGCTGGAGCGCTTCGTGGCGGCGCGGGGCCTGGAGGGGCTCGACCCGCAGGACGCGGAGGACGAGTGCCTCAGCCAGTGGGCCTTCCGCCTGAACCGGGCCCTCTACGGGGACGGCAGGATGCGCGCCTTCGTCCTCTCCTACGGACGGGACCTGCTGGTGCTGAAGATCGTGGGCTATGCCGAGCAGGCCTTCCAGTACTACCGCCTGGAGGAGCTGCGCGCCCACGTCTGGATCGGACACCAGCGCTACCCCACCAAAGGGCGCGTGTGGCACCCCGGAGGCGCCCACCCCTTCGCCGCGCTGGACGTGGCGCTGGTGCACAACGGCGACTTCGCCAACTACCACGCCGTCGGGGAGTACCTGGCGCAGCGGGGGCTGTACCCGCTCTTCCTCACCGACACCGAAGTGGCGGTCCTCCTCTTCGACCTGTGGGCGCGCACCTTCCGCTACCCGCTGGAGGTCCTGCTCGAGGCCATGGCGCCCACCACGGAGCGGGACTTCCTCCTGCTGCCTCCCGCCCGCCGACAGCTGTACCGGGCGGTCCAGCGCGCCCACCTGCACGGCTCGCCGGACGGGCCCTGGTTCTTCATCGTGGCCCGCACCGTGCGCGGCGGGGGACCCTGGCAGCTCATCGGCATCACCGACACCTCCATGCTGCGCCCGCAGGTCTTCGCGCTGCAGGACGGCCTGGTCCAGGTGGGGGTGATCGCCTCGGAGAAGCAGGCCATCGACGCCGCCCTGGCCAGCCTGGCCCAGGAGGACCCCCGTGTCGCCCCCCTGGCCGACCGGTACTGGAACGCCCGCGGCGGCTCCTACACCGACGGCGGCGCCTTCGTCTACACCGTCGAGCGCACCGGCGAAGCGGCGCACCTGGTCTGCACCAACAAGTTCGGGGAACCGGTCACCGTCCCGCCCGGGCAGGTCCACTACCTGCCCACCGTGCGCCTGGTCGTCCGCCGGGCCGCCGGGGCCGGCCACGTAGTGGGCGATGGCGAGGGCGCCGCGGGCACTGGCGGTGGGCGCGCGCGGCCGGCCGAAGGCGGCGAGGCGCTGGAGGCCGAAGTGGCGCGCCGCCGCATGGCGGAGTGGTCCTACGCCGACTTGGTGGAGTGGCTCGAGGCGGTGCAGCGCTTCGCCCTCCTCGACCCCGCCGCGCTGCGCGGCGCGGTCGGCCTGCTCACCGAGCTGCTGGACGGCGTCTACCCCACGGGGCGGAAGAAGCCCGCCTCGGTGCGCGCGCTGCTCCAGGGCACGCTCTTCACGGTCCTGCGCGCCGTCCCTGAGGTGTGGGACGGGGTGGTGCGCCTGGCCTGGCCAGCGCGCCACCGGCTGGCGCACCTGCGGCCCCGGGAGACGTGGCCCGAGCCCCTGCTGCTGGTGGACGCCGTCGGATTCCCCTCGGAAGGCCCGTCCAGCCTGGCCCGCGCCCTGGTCGAGGCCTACCGCCTGGGGTGGCGGCGGATGGTCGTCTTCGACGTGCGCGGGCAGCGCTTCATCGGCTGCGGCTTTGGCCCGCACAGCGACGGGGTGCACCTGGACGTCTACGGCAGCCCGGGCGACTACCTGGCCTCAGGGCTCGACGGGATGACGGTGGTCGTGCACGCGAACGGGCAGGACCAGCTCGGCCAGATCCTCAAGCGCGGCCGGCTGGTGGTGCACGGCGACGTCGGGCAGACCTTCCTCTACGGGGCCAAGGGCGGCGAGGTCTTCGTGCGCGGTTCCGCCGCCGGCCGGCCGCTGATCAACGCGGTGGGACGCCCCCGCGTGGTCATCAACGGCACGGCCCTCGACTACCTGGCGGAGTCCTTCATGGCCGGCATCCCCACGCAGGGGGGCGGCTTCGTCATCCTCAACGGGATCACCACCGCTCCCAACGGGACGCTCGTCGACCTGCCCACCCCTTATCCGGGCGGCAACCTCTTCTCGCTCGCCTCCGGCGGGGCCATCTACCTGCGCGACCCCCACGGCCGCTGCGACGAGCTCCAGCTCAACGGCGGCCGCTACGCCGACCTGACCCCCGACGACTGGACGGTGATCCTCCCCTACCTGCAGGAGAACGAACGCCTTTTCGGCATCCCCGTCGACGCCCTGCTCACGGTGGACGGCGTGCGCCGGCCGCCGGAGCGCGTCTACCGCAAGGTCGAGCCGCGCGAGCTGGCCGTGCTGCGCTGA